One Streptomyces sp. CNQ-509 DNA window includes the following coding sequences:
- a CDS encoding MIP/aquaporin family protein produces the protein MDPSNWDIFSGEVLGTALLIVLGGGVVAAITFKKSKAHQAGWVAIAFGWGLAVMVGAYAVAGVSGAHLNPAVTLGLAIKGDTDWGDVPLYLASEMLGAMIGAAFVWLAYYGQFHDHLTDREVVGHLENADAKAIEAHEKGAGPVLGVFSTGPEIRNAVQNLMTEIIGTFVLVIAILTQGLNQEGNGLGPLGVLIVALVVVSIGLSLGGPTGYAINPARDLGPRIVHALLPLPNKGGSDWTYAWVPVVGPLIGGAAAGGLYQAVFA, from the coding sequence ATGGACCCGTCCAATTGGGACATATTTAGCGGCGAGGTGCTCGGGACGGCCTTGCTGATCGTTCTCGGTGGCGGCGTGGTCGCCGCCATCACCTTCAAGAAGTCCAAGGCGCACCAGGCGGGCTGGGTCGCGATCGCCTTCGGCTGGGGTCTCGCGGTCATGGTCGGTGCCTACGCGGTCGCCGGCGTATCCGGCGCCCACCTCAACCCCGCGGTGACCCTCGGGCTTGCGATCAAGGGCGACACCGACTGGGGCGACGTACCGCTCTACCTCGCCTCCGAGATGCTCGGTGCCATGATCGGCGCCGCGTTCGTCTGGCTGGCCTACTACGGCCAGTTCCACGACCACCTGACCGACAGGGAAGTCGTCGGTCACCTGGAGAACGCGGACGCGAAGGCGATCGAGGCCCATGAGAAGGGGGCGGGCCCGGTGCTCGGCGTCTTCTCCACCGGCCCCGAGATCCGCAACGCCGTGCAGAACCTCATGACAGAGATCATCGGCACCTTCGTCCTGGTCATCGCGATCCTCACCCAGGGCCTCAACCAGGAGGGCAACGGGCTCGGCCCGCTGGGCGTACTGATCGTCGCCCTGGTGGTCGTCAGCATCGGTCTCTCGCTCGGTGGCCCCACCGGTTACGCCATCAACCCCGCGCGCGACCTCGGGCCGCGCATCGTCCACGCCCTCCTTCCACTGCCCAACAAGGGCGGCTCGGACTGGACCTACGCGTGGGTGCCCGTCGTCGGTCCGCTGATCGGCGGCGCCGCCGCCGGCGGCCTGTACCAAGCCGTCTTCGCCTGA
- the glpK gene encoding glycerol kinase GlpK — MTDAHTAGPFIAAIDQGTTSSRCIVFDTDGRIVSVDQKEHEQIFPKPGWVEHNATEIWRNVQQVVDGAVAKAGITRTDVKAIGITNQRETTLLWDKHTGEPVANAIVWQDTRTAELCRQLGGTQGQDRFRAATGLPLASYFAGPKIRWLLDNTPGLLARAEAGDILFGTMDSWVIWNLTGGPGRGVHVTDVTNASRTMLMNLETLDWDPAICEAMGVPLAVLPQIRSSAEVYGHAASGTLTGIPVASALGDQQAALFGQTCFDQGEAKSTYGTGTFLLMNTAGEPVHSENGLITTVGYRIGDQSAVYALEGSIAITGALVQWMRDQMGIISTAAEIETLALSVEDNGGAYFVPAFSGLFAPYWRDDARGVIAGLTRYVTKAHLARAVLEATAWQTREIVDAMTKDSGVELTSLKVDGGMTANNLLMQTLADVLDAPVVRPLVAETTCLGAAYAAGLAVGYWPDTDALRANWRRAAEWTPRMDETTREREYKDWLKAVQRTMGWIEDKE; from the coding sequence ATGACCGACGCACACACTGCAGGCCCGTTCATTGCGGCTATCGATCAGGGGACGACTTCGAGCCGGTGCATCGTGTTCGACACCGATGGCCGGATCGTGTCGGTGGACCAGAAGGAACACGAGCAGATCTTCCCCAAGCCCGGCTGGGTCGAGCACAACGCCACCGAGATCTGGCGCAACGTCCAGCAGGTCGTCGACGGCGCCGTCGCCAAAGCCGGCATCACCCGCACCGACGTCAAAGCCATCGGCATCACCAACCAACGCGAAACCACCCTGCTCTGGGACAAGCACACCGGCGAACCCGTCGCCAACGCCATCGTCTGGCAAGACACCCGCACCGCCGAACTCTGCCGCCAACTCGGCGGCACCCAAGGACAAGACCGCTTCCGCGCCGCCACCGGCCTGCCCCTGGCCTCCTACTTCGCCGGCCCCAAAATCCGCTGGCTCCTCGACAACACCCCCGGCCTCCTCGCCCGCGCCGAAGCCGGCGACATCCTCTTCGGCACCATGGACTCCTGGGTCATCTGGAACCTCACCGGAGGCCCCGGCCGCGGCGTCCACGTCACCGACGTCACCAACGCCTCCCGCACCATGCTCATGAACCTCGAAACCCTCGACTGGGACCCCGCCATCTGCGAAGCCATGGGCGTCCCCCTCGCGGTCCTCCCCCAGATCCGCTCCTCCGCCGAGGTCTACGGCCACGCCGCCTCCGGCACCCTCACCGGCATCCCGGTCGCCTCCGCACTGGGCGACCAGCAAGCCGCACTCTTCGGACAGACCTGCTTCGACCAGGGCGAAGCCAAATCCACCTACGGCACCGGCACCTTCCTCCTCATGAACACCGCCGGCGAACCCGTCCACTCCGAAAACGGCCTCATCACCACCGTCGGCTACCGCATCGGAGACCAGAGCGCCGTCTACGCCCTGGAAGGCTCCATCGCCATCACCGGCGCCCTGGTCCAGTGGATGCGCGACCAGATGGGCATCATCTCCACCGCCGCCGAAATCGAAACCCTCGCCCTGAGCGTCGAAGACAACGGCGGCGCCTACTTCGTCCCCGCCTTCTCCGGCCTCTTCGCCCCCTACTGGCGCGACGACGCCCGCGGCGTCATCGCCGGACTCACCCGCTACGTCACCAAAGCACACCTCGCCCGCGCCGTCCTGGAAGCCACCGCCTGGCAGACCCGCGAAATCGTCGACGCCATGACCAAAGACTCCGGCGTCGAACTCACCTCCCTCAAAGTCGACGGCGGCATGACCGCCAACAACCTCCTCATGCAAACCCTCGCCGACGTCCTCGACGCCCCCGTCGTCCGCCCCCTGGTCGCCGAAACCACCTGCCTGGGCGCCGCCTACGCCGCCGGACTCGCCGTCGGCTACTGGCCCGACACCGACGCCCTGCGCGCCAACTGGCGCCGCGCCGCCGAATGGACCCCCCGCATGGACGAAACCACCCGCGAACGCGAATACAAGGACTGGCTCAAAGCAGTCCAGCGCACCATGGGCTGGATCGAAGACAAGGAGTAG